ACAGGGCGAGCGGCAGCCCCGGGGTCTCGGCGTACGCCAGTGCGGTGAGAGCCAGCCGGGCCGAGGTCGAACCCGCCGCCGGCAGACCCGCGAGGTACGCGTCCAACGCGTACGCCACGGTCGCCGTGAACGACACGGTGGCGGGATCGACCGCGTCGATGTCGCGCAACGCGTGCGCCCGTGCGACGAGACCGGCGACGAGGAAGTTCCCCTTGGCCAGGGCCGCGATGCGACGGGCGAGTGGCGCGGCGGCACCGGGTGCGGCGTACGGGTTGGCGGGCCTCTCGGCACCGAGGAGTTGCAACGTCGCCTCGGCGTAGTTGACGAGATCGGACTCGGCGAAGTACTCGGAGGTGTCCAGGTCGATCAACTCGGCCTGGTCGCCGAAGCAGGCGATGAGGTCACCACGGTCGTCGGAGCGGCGGGTGCCGACCACGACCCGGGCACCGTACCGGCCGCACTCCTGTGCCATCGGCAGCAGGATCTCGTCGATGATCTGGCGGGCGTGGCCGGGGTCCACGGCCTCGTCGAGCGCGTCGACGACCAGAGCGAAGGGGACGGGCCGGCGCTCCAGTCGTCGGCGTACCGCCGGGACCAGGTCGGCGGGCGCGGCCGGCAGGTCGACGGCGACCGCGCGGGCGATCTCGGTCGCCACCTCGTCGGCGGTCTTGCCCTTGACGTGCACGGCGCACGAGACGGAGCCGACCGTGGCGGTGACGGCGACGTCGTCGGCGGGAAGCGTGGCGCGGATCTGTCGGTCGGCGGTGGTGACGACCCGTCCCAGGACCGCGGACTTGCCGACGCCGGGTGACCCGGTGACGATCAGTGGACCGGTGACCGCCGTCGCACCGTCGATCCAGTCGACGATGCGACGGAGGGCGGTCTTCCGTCCCCGGAAGCGGGTGCCGCCCTCGGTGTCGACCGCCACTCCCCGGGCGCGGGGGAGCCAGTGCCGGCCGGCTTCGCCGTCGCCGCTGAGTGCCCAGCCCCAGGCGGATAGCGCGGTGTCGTCGGTGTCCTCGATCCGCCAGGCCGACAGCGTCCCGAGCTTCATCTCGGGTATCTGCTCGTCGGCGTAGTGGAGCGTCACCGCCTGTCCCCGGCCGTTGCCGTCGGCGGAGACGACGACGCCGATCACCGCCTGGTACTCCGGAGACCAGACGGCAGCGCCGCTGAACCCCTTCTTCAACGCTCCACCGGCACCGCTGTCGATCATGACGTGGCCGTATCCGCCGGTGTCGGTCACGGAGCCGGTGGCCGAGGTGCCGCCGATGATCTGTGCCGGGAATCCGAACGCCCAGAAGGGGCGATCCACCAGGGGCTTGGGTTCCAGGCAGCGCAGCCGTGCGGGGACGACGGTGGGCGGCACCGGCTCGACGAGTTCGAGCAGGACCAGGTCGACGTGGGCGGTCTGCCTGCCGTCGTGCAGGCACTGTCCGACCTTGCGCCGGTCGAAGTACGTGACCTTCGGGGCGAGCGGGAAGGCGACGTACAGGTCGTCGTGAAGGGTGCCGTCGGCGGCGAACGCCACGTGGTGACAGGTGAGGACGAGGTTCGTGTCGATGACGATGCCGGTGCCGACCGGGTGCTGCTGGTTCGCGCCGCGATGGAGGGCAGCGACCCAGGGGCTGTCGTCAGGGGCTGTGGTCACGGGTCGCCCGTTCGTCAGGGCCGCAGACCGGCGCCGAGATCCGGATTGTCGTGCGCGTGCCAGGCGAGGGTGACTTCGAAGTTCGCCTCTCCGGTCGCCTTCGCCACCACCCAGTTCGCCGTTCCGGTCGCCTTGATCCCGAACCGGACTTCGACCGAGTCGGGCGCGACGGATTTCACCTGTTCCAGCAGTTCCTTCGCAGCGGCGACCGCAGGGGCGGCCGATTCCCGCACCCAACCGGCGACATCGCCGAACCCGGCGGGCTGGAAACCTGCCGGCGGTTCGACCTCGATCAGTGCGACGGTCTGGTCATCGACCTGGTAGCGGACCACTTCAGACTGCACAGGTCACCTCCGTTGCCCTCTCCCCGGAACGGCAGGAGAGGTCGCGGCGTCACCCAATTGCCGGCGGGCCTCTCGCCGAACAGCCATGCTGCCTGTTGTCGTGGACATTTGGCAACGGCCGCTTAGTCGATCACGACTGGCAGCTCCGAACTGGTGTTCCAGTCATGCCGTCCACGCTGGACCGCTGAAGATCGACTCAGCCGGGTTGTCGGTTATCGGCAGCCCGATTGCTGACCTTGCGCTCGCTGGCCGCCGTCGGCAGAATCGGCCCGTGCGCGGGGCGAACCCGTTGCGGAACCTGGACCACGGCCACCCCTTCCGAGTCTTCGATCATCACCGTCAACGTGGTGAAAGCTCGTGCCACAGAGGAGCATCCGCATGCCGGAAAAGGAACTGACCCTCGTTGACCGGTGCATTCTCGTCACACTTATGATCAAGGCGGCGCCGCTGCCGCAGACCTACTTCACCAATGTCGCCGGGATCGGCCTGAAAGCGGATCATCGGCGTCGACTCCTCGCTCTCGACCTGATCGAGGTCTCCGAGAAGCCGATCACCCTGGCCCTGACCGACAAGGGATGGAGCCGGGCCGCCGAGGAATTGGGAGCCGAGGCACCGAAGGGCGCGGGTACGGCGGGCGGCACGCTCTATGTCGTACTGGACTTCCTGCGGCGGCTGATCGATCACTCGGGTACCCGTGCCGACGATCTGTTCCGCCTGCAGATCAAGGAGGACGACGTCGTCTCGGCCGTGGCCGTGTCACCGACCGGCACCGATCCGGCGAACTCCACGGTCGACGTGGTCTCCCTGATCCGGCAGGCGTACCAGGGACTAGCAGCCCGTCCCGGCGACTACGTCATGCTGGCCGACCTGCGCGCTGCGGTCGCGGATCTGCCCCGTACGCAGGTCGACGCCGCGTTGGTGCAGCTCAACCGGGAGCGCGACGTCCACCTGGTGCCGGAATCCAACCAGAAGGTGCTCCGGCCGGAGGAGCGCGCCGCCGCGGTGAGTATCGGCAACCAGGACAAGCACCTCATCGCCATCTCGTCATGATGGCCGCCGAGCAGCGGCGGGCCCTGGCTGCGCTGAGGTTCAACTGGGCGCCGACACCGGACGACGTCTGGAAGCCGACCCCGTTCCACGTCGAGGGTCTGCACCACGACGTCGTGCAGACGGTGCTGGACAGCTTCGCCGAGGCGGAGCAGAGCCCCGACTCCAGCCCGGTGGGCGTCGCCATCCTCGGTCAGCGTGGCACCGGCAAGACCCACCTGCTCGGTACGGTGCGTCAGGAGGTGCAACAGCGCGGCGGCTTCTTCTTCCTGGTGGAGTTGCTGGAGGCCCGGGCGTTCTGGCACAGCACCGCGATGTCGATGCTGACGGGCTTCGCCAGGGCGATGCCGGACGGGACGACGCAACTGCGGGCGTTCCTGCGCCGGCTGGCGGACCGCGTCGACGCGCCGCGAACGGTCCGCCGGGCGGTCACCGGTGAGACCGAACTCAGCCGATCGGCGCTCGACGCCTTCGTCGACCTGATCCGCAAGACCGATCGCCAGATCGGGACCGAGTGTCAGGACACCGCGCGGGCGTTGGTCCTGTACGCCGCCGAGCAGTCGGCCCCGCAGGACATCGGCTTCGACTTCCTCTGCTCCAGCGACGAGGAGGAACCGGGTCTGCGCGCCGGCTGGGGGCTGCGACGCACGCGGCGAGCGCCTCAGGAGGTGGTCCAGGACACCAGCCGCCTACTGGCCATGGTCGGCCCCACGGTGATCGCGGTCGACCAGATCGACCTGATGGTCGCGCAGTCGGTGAAGGCGACCAACCACGAGGTGCGAGGCGAGACCGACTGGCAGACCTCGTTGTTGCTGGAACAGGTGGCCAGCGGACTGATGGCCCTGCGGGAGACCACCCGTCGCTCGTTGTCGGTGGTGTCCTGTCTGCCGCAGACCTGGCAGAACATCAAGGAGCAGGCCACCGACACGGTGCAGGACCGGTTCCGGGAGGCCGCCTGGCTCAAGCACATCCCCTCCGCCGAGGTCGGGCGGGAACTCGTCGAGAAGCGATTCTCGATGTTGTTCGACGGACTCGGCTTCACCCCGCCGTATCCGTCCTGGCCGGTCCACCCGTCCACCTTCGAGGAGGTGGAGGGCTTCACCCCGCGCGAGTTGCTACGGAGCATCGACGCGCACGTCCGGGCCTGCCTGGCCGCCGGTGAGGTGCGGGAACTCCGGCATCTGCTGCACGCGGCGGCGGACCGACCCGGCGTCCCGAGCGGATCACCGGCGGGTGGTGCGTCGGCGACGGGTCGCGCGGACGAGTTCGGCAAGATCGACCTGAGGTACGCGGAACTCGTCGCCGGGGCCGATCCCGAGCCCGCCGTCCGCCAGAAGTCCGAGGACGCGCGGGTCCCGGAACTCCTCAGGGCCGGGCTGACCGCGTGGATCGCCGAGCAGGGCTCCGCGGTGGAGGCGTTCAGCCTCGACCCGATCCCGGCCGGGGGCAAGCCGGCCCTGCACGCCCGGCTGCGACACAGCCTCGACGAGGAGAGCGAGGACGAGGAGCACTGGTCCTTCCGGGCGATCTGCGCCCCGCACCACATCGCCGCGCTCAACCGGATCCGCAACGCGGTGACCACGGCCGGGCTCACCGAGGGCATCGCCAAGCGTCGGCTCTTCCTGCTGCGGAGCGCGGCGTGGTCGACGGGGGCCCGTACCCGGGAGGTGCTGGAGGCGTTCGAGCGGGCGGGCGGGCGGACGCTCGACTTTCCCGCCGCGGACATCCGCCGCCTGGCCGCCCTGGAGCAGCTCATCCAGACGTACGGCCTGGAGACCCTACGGCCGTGGTTCGCCGACCGCCGACCGGTGGCGGACATCGGTTGCCTGCGAGAGGCACTCGGTGTCCGGCCGGCCGATGCGCCGGTCACCGGTCCGCCCGCCGGTGCCGTTCCTGCCGGCGCCGTGCCCGCCGCTGTCGTGCCCGCCCTCGACGTGGCGCCGGGACCGGCGTCCCGGCCGGAGGCACCGCCGGACCGGGTGGTCGGGCGGGCTCCTGTTCCTGCGTCCCCCACCAGCGCGCCGTCGACGGCGGCGTACGCGGCGGTGCCGCAGACACCTGTCGCCGGTCCACCGCCCGTCGCCGGAGTCGACCCGCACCAGGTGGTTCTCGGTGTCGTGCCCGGTCGGCCGGGCCCGGTGCGGATCGGCCTCGAATCGCTGCGCCGGCACACCGTCGTCTTCGCCGGCTCCGGCTCGGGCAAGACCGTGCTGATCCGCCGGCTCGTCGAGGAGTGTGCCCTGCGCGGCGTCTCCGCCATCGTCCTGGACCCGAACAACGACCTGGCCAGACTCGGCGACGCCTGGCCGGCACCGCCGAACGGGTGGGGTCCGGGGGACCCGGACCTGGCTGCGGCGTACCTCTCCGGGACGGACGTGGTGATCTGGACGCCGGGCCGGCAGTCCGGGCGGCCGTTGACGTTCCAACCGTTGCCCAGGTTCGCCGATGTGCTCGACGATCCGGACGGCTTCACGGCCGCGGTGAACGCCGCCGTCGCCACGTTGGCCACGCATGCCCGGGTGGACGGCGGAACGGACAAGGCGCGCCTCGGACGGGCGGTGCTTCGTGAGGCGCTGATCAGTTACGCCCGGACCGGCGCCAACGACCTGCACGAGTTCACCGAGGTGCTCAACGAGCTACCCGACGGGGTCAGCCAACTCGACAGCGCGCCCAAGTTGGCGGCGAGCATGGCGCAGTTGCTCAAGGCGGCGCTGATCAACGACCCCTTGTTCGGTGGGGCCGGAACCCCGGTCGACCCCGGTGAGCTGCTCACGCCTCCGCCGGGTCGACGGGCCCGGATCTCGGTGATCAGCTTCGTCGGGCTTCCCGAGGACCAGCAGCGGCAGAGCTTCGTCAACCAGCTCCAGTTGGCACTCTTCACCTGGATCAAGCGCCATCCGGCCGGTGACCGGCCCCTGGGCGGGCTGCTGGTGATGGACGAGGCGCAGACGTTCGCACCGTCCGGTGCCGTCACCGCCTGCACCCAGAGCACCCTGGCGTTGACCTCGCAGGCCCGCAAGTACGGCCTGGGCCTGGTCTTCGCCACGCAGTCGCCGAAGGGGCTGCACAACCAGATCCCGGGCAACGCGGCCACCCAACTCTTCGGACTGCTGACCGCTCCGGTCCAGATCGAGGCGGCACGCGAGGTGGCCAGGGCGAAGGGCGCCGACGTGCCGGATGTGGGGAAGATGCGGACGGGGCAGTTCTACGCCGCCGTCGAAGGTGCCCGGTTCGTCAAGATGCAGGGCCCGATGTGCCTGAGCCACCATCCGCCCAGCCCGTTGACGACGGAGGAGGTCGTGCACCGTGCGGCCGTTGCCGACTCCGGCGTCTAGGTCGCCGGGTCGTCACCCCGCTGGTCCGTCAGCGACTCACGGTGCTGCCGGGTAGGGCGAAGGTCCACCCTGCGGTACGCGCCAACGGCACGAAACGGTCGACAGCGTCGACGGTCTGGCTCCGGTCTCCGCCCCCGTCGTGCAGGAGCACCACCGCGCCGGGTGCGGCACCGTCGGTGAGTCGCCGCAGCAGTTCGTCGGTGCCGGGCGGCTCCCAGTCGGTGACGGCGAGCCGCCAGCCCATCGGCCGCATGCCGAGCGCGGCGGCGACGGTGGGGGTCTGGCCCCAGGCGCCGTACGGGGCACGGAAGTAGCCGACGCGGGCGTACGGGACGGCCTGCCGGATCACCGCGTTGGTCTCCAGCAGGTCCGACGCGATGCGACCGGCGGCCCAGTCACTCATGTCGTCGTGCCGCATCCCGTGGTTGCCGAGCACGTGGCCCTCGGCGGTGATCCGGCGGACCACCTCGGGATACCTCACGACCTGGTCGCCCCGGAGGAAGAAGACCGCCCGGACGTCGTGGTGGGCCAGCACGTCGAGCAGGCGTGGGGTGTGCACCGGATGCGGCCCGTCGTCGAAGGTGAGGCAGAGGACCTGCCCGGTGTCGATCACCTCGACCGGTCGAGCCGGTGGGGGCCCGATGCCCGACCGGAACGTGACGGCGGGGTAGGGGGCGTGGCGGGGCTGGGTGGACGGTGGCATCACCGGTGGCCTTCCGACAAGGTGGTGCGGCGAGTAGGTCGCGTGGGGCGCGAACCCGCCCCACCTGGCACGGCGACGATGCTGCGGTGGCGATGCGGTCGTTCCGGGAGCGTCCGGTAACTTGGTCGAAACGTTACGGCCGTCGATGCCGAGGCGTCAATGGTCGATACGTCCGACTCTCGGCATCTTGCCTGTTCAGGGCGCTGGAAAGCGATATCGAGAACTTTCCGGACGCCGCGCAGGTCAGTGGTCGAGGTAGGTGGCGTGGTCGAAGTCCGCGTACCGTCCGTCGCCACCGATGTCCTGCACCCAGAGTCCGAGCAGTGACCCGGTGAAACCCCAGGCGGTGAACTCTCCGCCGACCATCTCGGTGGCGTGCTCGTCGGAGAGGATGGTGGCGTCCAACTCGACCGGCACCTGCTGCCAGCCGGCACCCAGGTCGTACTCGAAGCGCAACACCGGGCCGTCGAAGGTCACCCGCAGGCCGACCTGGCGGGCGCCGCCGGTGTCGACGGTGAGCTGCGGGTACGCGGTACGTCGTCCCCGGTCGCAGCTGAGCACCTCCAGCACCACGCGCCCGTCGTCGGCCCGGGTCAGATAGAGGTGGTGCCAGTTCCGGGTGTTGTAGTACCCGGTCACGCCGGCCAGGTGCCGGTGATCACGCGGGTCGAACTCGACGACCGTCTCCAGCGAGCAGTGCGACGTGCGGACCCGGCGGGCGACCAGGCTCGGGGTCTGCTTGCCGGTCGGCGACTGTCCACCGTGCACGCGCAGGTACGAGGGGCGCGAGCGCAGGTCGATCCAGTCGTCGTCGGCCGGTCGGCGCAGCGTCGACCAGCACACCGCCAGTTCGGGCGCGTCGAAGTGGTCGACGGCCGGCTCCGGCGGCCACGGCTGTGTCGGCAGGTCCGGGGCGGGGGTCTCGTCGGCCGGGATGCCGCCGTCGACGCGGGGCCACCCGCCGGACGGCCAGTCGACCTTCTGCAGCGCGGTCTCCCGCCCCAGCACGCACGCGCCGAGCGGGGTGTACGGGCGGCCGACGAGGTGTGCCATGTACCACTCGCCGTGCGGGGTCTGGACCAGGCTGCCGTGTCCGGCCTTCTGCAACCTGAGGTCGGGGCGGCCGACGGAGGTGAGCATCGGTCCGGCCGGGTCGACCTCGTACGGCCCGAACAGCTCGCGCGAGCGGGCCACCGTGACCTGGTGTTCCCAGCTCGTGCCGCCCTCGGCGGTGACCAGCCAGTACCAGCCGTCACGGCGGTACAGGTGCGGTCCCTCGGTGAGGCCGACCTCGGTGCCGGTGAAGATGATCCGCGGCTCACCGAGCATGCGCCTGCCGACCGGGTCGTACTGCTGGATCTCGATGCCGCCGAAGCGGTCGCGGCCCGGACGCCACTCGGCGCTGAGCGCGAGCACCCAGGTGGTGCCGTCGTCGTCGTGGAAGAGGGCCGCGTCGAAGCCGTGCGAGTGCAGCCGGACCGGCTCCGACCAGGGGCCGGTGATGCTCGGTGCGGTGGTGAGGAGGTTCTGTGCGTCCCAGTAGCCGCCCGCGAAGCTGGCCACGTCGCTGTAGACGAGGTGGAACAACCCGTCGTGATGGGTCAGGTCGGGTGCCCAGATACCGGCGGCGTCGTCGCAGCCGCGCAGGTCGAGCAGGCGGCGGTCGGTGACGATCCCGCCCGTGTCACGCCAGTGCACCAGGTCCGTGGAATGGTGCACGCGCACGCCCGGATACCACTCGAAGGTCGAGGTCGCCAGGTAGTAGTCGTCGTCGACGCGCAGGATCGACGGATCGGGATGGAATCCGGCGAGGATCGGGTTCCGGATCGACCGGGTGGTGGCCACGTCCGCGGTCTCGGCCGACATGCGCTGCTCCTTCAGGCTTCGAACCCGGTGGATTTCCGGAAGTGGGCTGCGGGAACCTCCCAAGATTCGGCTCACCGTAGCGGGTAGTGTCTGCATACGACAGCCCTCTTGACCGCGTACGTCGACGCGTCGTAACGTGCCGGCCATCACGACGAAAATACCGGCAACGGGTTGAAACTTTCGAACTGCCATTCGCGGCCTGTCGCCGATCGCAGTGCCTCTATGCGTACGTCACCGGTTGTCGAAGGGATACAGATGACAGCGCCCGTCTCCCGCAGGTCACTACTCGGCCTGGCCGGTCTCGGCGCCAGCGCCTTCCTGCTCGGAGGATGCGGAGGGGACGATTCCGACAGCCCCGGCACCCCGCAGACGGTCAAGTGGTGGCACATCCAGAACACCGAGCCGATGCTGCCGGTCTGGGCCGACCTGGCGCGGGTGTACTCGGGCCGGCACCCGAACGTGACGTTCGAGATCGAGCCGCTGGAGAACGAGGTCTTCAAGACCGAGCTGGCCGAGATCACCAAGAAGGGCACGCCACCGGACCTGTTCCAGTCGTGGGGCGGTGGCCTGTTGCAGCAGCAGGTGGAAGCGGGCCTGGTCAAGGACATCACCGCCGAGGTGGAGCCGTGGATCGGGCAGTTGCTGCCCGCCGCGTTGCAGCCGTACACGATCGACGGACGGATCTACGGCATCCCGTTCGACGTCGGCATGACCGGCTTCTGGTACAACCGGGACCACTTCTCCGACGCCGGCATCACCTCGCCGCCCACCACCTGGGCCGGGCTGCTGGAGGCGGTCGGCAAGCTCAAGGCGCGGGGCATCACCCCCATCGCGCTCGCCGGCAAGGACAAGTGGCCGGGGCACTTCTACTGGGCGTACCTCGCGATGCGCGTCGGTGGCCTGGAGGCCCTGCGCGTCGCGGGTGAGACCGGCAACTTCGACACCCCGGAGTTCGTCGCCGCGGGGGAGCGCCTGAAGGAGCTGGTCGATCTCAAGCCGTTCCAGCGGAACTGGCGCTCCGCGGAGTACGGCACGGCGGACGGGCAGGGCGCGGCGATGGGCAACGGCGAGGCCGCCATGGAGCTGATGGGCCAGTGGGCGCCCTCGATCCAGGCGTCGTCGTCGAACAGCAAGCTCGGCATCGGCAACCAGCTCGGCTTCTTCACCTTCCCGACGGTGGAGGGCGGTAAGGGTGCCGCCACCGACGCGTTCGGCGGCGGCAACGGCTTCGCGGTCGGCCGCGACGCTCCGCCCGCGACGGTGGACTTCCTGCGCATGCTGCTGCGGTCGGAGAACCAGCGCCGGGCCGCCGAGACCGGTGCCGTGCTCCCCACCAACCTGGCCGCCGTCGGCCGGATCAAGGACCCGAACAACCAGGTGGTGGCGGCGCACCTGGCGGTCGCGACCGGGTTCCAGCTCTACCTCGACCAGGCGTACCCGCCGGCGGTCGGTCAGCAGGTCAACAACAGCGTCGCCGAGCTGATGATCGGCCGTAAGCGGCCGGATCAGATCCTCAAGGACATCACCGCGGTGGCGAAGAGCCAGCAGTGACGCCTCCGTCGGCGGCGTCCATCGAGCGAGCAGATGGAGGCGCCGCGTGGCTGCCAGTGACAACCGCACAGTGACCATCGCGGCGATCGCCCGTCTGGCCGGCGTGTCGGTGCCGACCGTGTCGCGGGTGATCAACGGGCGTTCGGACGTGGCTCCGCAGACGCGTCAGCGGGTGGAGGAGTTACTCACGCGGCACGGGTACCGGCGGCGTCCGCCGAGTATGCGGGCGAGTTCGGGGTTGGTGGACCTGGTCTTCAACGATCTGGACAGTCCGTGGGCGGTGGAGATCATTCGGGGTGTGGAGGATGTCGCGCACGCCGCCGGGGTGGGCACGGTGGTCTCCGCCATCCACCGCCGTACCTCCTCGGCCAAGCAGTGGCTGGACAACATCCGGACCCGCTCCACCGAAGGGGTCATCTTCGTCACCTCCACCCTGGAGGCGCCGCAGCAGGCCGAGTTGCGTCGCCTCAACATCCCGGTGGTGATCGTCGACCCGGCCGGTGTCCCCGCCCAGGACGCGCCGACGATCGGTGCCACGAACTGGGCCGGCAGTCTGCGGGCCACCGAGTATCTGATCGGGCTGGGACACCGCCGGATCGGGTTCGTCGCCGGCCTGCCGCAGTTGATGTGCAGCCGGGCCCGGATGGACGGCTACCGCGCGGCACTGGAGACGGCCGGTATCCCCGTCGACGACCGGTTGATCCAGGTCGGTAACTTCTATCACGAGGCCGGGTTCTCCGGCGGGGTGCGGTTGCTCGGGCTGGCCGATCCGCCGACCGCGATCTTCGCGTCCAGCGACCAGATGGCGTTGGGGGTGTACGAGGCGGTCCGGCAGCGGGGTCTGCGGGTGCCGGACGACGTGAGCGTGGTGGGTTTCGACGACCTTCCCGAGGTGCGCTGGTCATCGCCGCCGATGACGACGGTGCGTCAGCCGTTGGCCGAGATGGGGATGCTGGCGGCGCGTACGGTGCTGCGGTTGGCCAAGGGCGAGAAGGTGGAGAGCCCCCGGATCGAGCTGGCCACCGAATTGGTCGTCCGGGACAGCGCGGCGGCACCGAGGAGCTGACCGCCGACGGCCCGACGGATCTGCCCCACCTCCCGGTATGCGGGTGAAAATTCCGGCACTAGGGTGGGGGTTGTCGGCTGCCTCGCCGGGTGGGTCGCCGTACCGGGTTGGGTGGGTGGAGCTGTGGTTGCCAGAGAGACCCCCAGGGTCACGATTTCGGCGATCGCCGATCTGGCCGGCGTGTCGGTGCCGACCGTGTCGCGGGTGATCAACGGGCGTTCGGACGTGGCTCCGCAGACGCGTCAGCGGGTGGAGGAGTTACTCACGCGGCACGGGTACCGGCGGCGTCCGCCGAGTATGCGGGCGAGTTCGGGGTTGGTGGACCTGGTCTTCAACGATCTGGACAGTCCGTGGGCGGTGGAGATCATTCGGGGTGTGGAGGATGTCGCGCACGCCGCCGGGGTGGGCACGGTGGTCTCCGCCATCCACCGGCAGGCCGCCTCCGCCGAGCAGTGGTTGACCAGCCTGCGCGGGCGGGGCACCGAGGGCGTCATCTTCGTGACCTCGATGGTCGAAGCGCCGATGCGGGCCGAGTTGCGCCGGATGGACGTCCCGGTGGTGATCGTCGACGCCGACGGCCTGCCGCCGCAGGACGCGCCGACGGTCGGCGCCACGAACTGGGCCGGAGGGCTGCGGGCCACCGAGTATCTGATCGGGCTGGGACACCGGCGGATCGGGTTCATCGCCGGGCCGCCGCAGTTGATGTGCAGCCGGGCCCGGATGGACGGCTACCGGGCGGCGCTGGAGGCCGCCGGGTTGGGCTTCGACGACGCGTTGGTCTGCCCGGGCGACTTCTATCACGAGTCCGGTTTCGTGGGCGGCACCCGGCTGCTGGGGTTGGCCGATCCACCGACGGCGATCTTCGCGTCCAGCGACCAGATGGCGTTGGGGGTGTACGAGGCGGTCCGGCAGCGGGGTCTGCGGGTGCCGGACGACGTGAGCGTGGTGGGTTTCGACGACCTTCCCGAGGTGCGCTGGTCATCGCCGCCGATGACGACGGTGCGTCAGCCGTTGGCCGAGATGGGGATGCTGGCGGCGCGTACGGTGCTGCGGTTGGCCAAGGGGGAGAGGGTGGAGAGCCCCCGGATCGAGCTGGCGACCGAGTTGGTGGTCCGGGACAGCGCCGCCGCCCGACCGACGATCGGTTGATCTACCGATATTTTTCCGGAAGTTGTTGACGGGCGTCTCGGTGGCGACGACGATTTAGCGTGCCAACCTTCGATGAAGGAGCCGGCCAGGGGTGCCCGCCGTGCCCGCGGCACCGCCCTGCCGAAGCCCGTGCCCGGCGCACGCCACTGGCGGACGCCGGGCACGGCACTGTCACGTCGGGCACGGTGCGGTCCGGCTTCTGCCCAGGGCAGATCCGCTGAGGGTGAACGATCTGTCCCACCACGCCCGACACCCGGCAGGGTGGACCACATGAGAATGCTCATGCTGGGCGGCAGCGGGTTCGTGGGCCGGGCGACGGTCGCCGAGGGCGTCCGTCGTGGATGGACGGTGGCCGTGTTCAACCGGGGGCGGCACGGGGCTCCTCCGGACGGCGTACGGCACCTGACCGGCGACCGCACCACAGCGGACGGGCTGGCCGCGCTGGCCGACGGCGAGTGGGACGTGGTGGTCGACACCTGGGACGGTGCGCCCCGGGACGCCCTCGCCGGCGCACGGATGCTCGCCGGGCGGGTCGGGCACTACGTCTACGTCTCCTCCGGATCGGTCTACGCGCCGCCGGTGCCCGCCGGGGTGACCGAGGACGACGCGGTGGTCGACGCCGACCCGGCCGCCGCCGACGGCGACTACCCGACACTCAAGCGCGGCAGCGAGCGGGCGGTCCAGGAGGTCTTCGGCGACCGGTCGTTGTTGGCCCGGGCCGGGCTGATCCTCGGCCCGGGCGAGGACATCGGTCGGCTGCCGTGGTGGTTGACCCGTGTCGCCCGGGGCGGTGACGTGCTCGCGCCCGGTCCCGCCGACCTGCCGGTGCAGTACGTCGACGTGCGCGACCTGGCCGTCTTCCTGCTCGACGCCGGGGCCGCCGGCCTCGCCGGCCCGGTCAACGTGGTGGACCGTCCCGGGCACACCACCATGGGTGGACTGCTCGCCGCCGCCGTCACGGCGACCGGTGCCGACGCCTCGCTGCGGTGGGTC
Above is a window of Verrucosispora sp. NA02020 DNA encoding:
- a CDS encoding CU044_2847 family protein, whose protein sequence is MVRYQVDDQTVALIEVEPPAGFQPAGFGDVAGWVRESAAPAVAAAKELLEQVKSVAPDSVEVRFGIKATGTANWVVAKATGEANFEVTLAWHAHDNPDLGAGLRP
- a CDS encoding DUF87 domain-containing protein, encoding MMAAEQRRALAALRFNWAPTPDDVWKPTPFHVEGLHHDVVQTVLDSFAEAEQSPDSSPVGVAILGQRGTGKTHLLGTVRQEVQQRGGFFFLVELLEARAFWHSTAMSMLTGFARAMPDGTTQLRAFLRRLADRVDAPRTVRRAVTGETELSRSALDAFVDLIRKTDRQIGTECQDTARALVLYAAEQSAPQDIGFDFLCSSDEEEPGLRAGWGLRRTRRAPQEVVQDTSRLLAMVGPTVIAVDQIDLMVAQSVKATNHEVRGETDWQTSLLLEQVASGLMALRETTRRSLSVVSCLPQTWQNIKEQATDTVQDRFREAAWLKHIPSAEVGRELVEKRFSMLFDGLGFTPPYPSWPVHPSTFEEVEGFTPRELLRSIDAHVRACLAAGEVRELRHLLHAAADRPGVPSGSPAGGASATGRADEFGKIDLRYAELVAGADPEPAVRQKSEDARVPELLRAGLTAWIAEQGSAVEAFSLDPIPAGGKPALHARLRHSLDEESEDEEHWSFRAICAPHHIAALNRIRNAVTTAGLTEGIAKRRLFLLRSAAWSTGARTREVLEAFERAGGRTLDFPAADIRRLAALEQLIQTYGLETLRPWFADRRPVADIGCLREALGVRPADAPVTGPPAGAVPAGAVPAAVVPALDVAPGPASRPEAPPDRVVGRAPVPASPTSAPSTAAYAAVPQTPVAGPPPVAGVDPHQVVLGVVPGRPGPVRIGLESLRRHTVVFAGSGSGKTVLIRRLVEECALRGVSAIVLDPNNDLARLGDAWPAPPNGWGPGDPDLAAAYLSGTDVVIWTPGRQSGRPLTFQPLPRFADVLDDPDGFTAAVNAAVATLATHARVDGGTDKARLGRAVLREALISYARTGANDLHEFTEVLNELPDGVSQLDSAPKLAASMAQLLKAALINDPLFGGAGTPVDPGELLTPPPGRRARISVISFVGLPEDQQRQSFVNQLQLALFTWIKRHPAGDRPLGGLLVMDEAQTFAPSGAVTACTQSTLALTSQARKYGLGLVFATQSPKGLHNQIPGNAATQLFGLLTAPVQIEAAREVARAKGADVPDVGKMRTGQFYAAVEGARFVKMQGPMCLSHHPPSPLTTEEVVHRAAVADSGV
- a CDS encoding polysaccharide deacetylase family protein; translated protein: MPPSTQPRHAPYPAVTFRSGIGPPPARPVEVIDTGQVLCLTFDDGPHPVHTPRLLDVLAHHDVRAVFFLRGDQVVRYPEVVRRITAEGHVLGNHGMRHDDMSDWAAGRIASDLLETNAVIRQAVPYARVGYFRAPYGAWGQTPTVAAALGMRPMGWRLAVTDWEPPGTDELLRRLTDGAAPGAVVLLHDGGGDRSQTVDAVDRFVPLARTAGWTFALPGSTVSR
- a CDS encoding glycoside hydrolase family 43 protein; the protein is MSAETADVATTRSIRNPILAGFHPDPSILRVDDDYYLATSTFEWYPGVRVHHSTDLVHWRDTGGIVTDRRLLDLRGCDDAAGIWAPDLTHHDGLFHLVYSDVASFAGGYWDAQNLLTTAPSITGPWSEPVRLHSHGFDAALFHDDDGTTWVLALSAEWRPGRDRFGGIEIQQYDPVGRRMLGEPRIIFTGTEVGLTEGPHLYRRDGWYWLVTAEGGTSWEHQVTVARSRELFGPYEVDPAGPMLTSVGRPDLRLQKAGHGSLVQTPHGEWYMAHLVGRPYTPLGACVLGRETALQKVDWPSGGWPRVDGGIPADETPAPDLPTQPWPPEPAVDHFDAPELAVCWSTLRRPADDDWIDLRSRPSYLRVHGGQSPTGKQTPSLVARRVRTSHCSLETVVEFDPRDHRHLAGVTGYYNTRNWHHLYLTRADDGRVVLEVLSCDRGRRTAYPQLTVDTGGARQVGLRVTFDGPVLRFEYDLGAGWQQVPVELDATILSDEHATEMVGGEFTAWGFTGSLLGLWVQDIGGDGRYADFDHATYLDH